The proteins below come from a single Oscillospiraceae bacterium genomic window:
- a CDS encoding helix-turn-helix domain-containing protein, translating to MERYLGAKIKELRQSRNWTQAYLAERLNKSVSTVSGYESDAHPVPTDVLISMAELFGISLDALLGLERPTGVSTQGLSASQIKIVEALIQEFRSPTSKGSNLSKSKMNILHDILEDFGRG from the coding sequence ATGGAGCGCTATCTTGGAGCCAAAATCAAGGAATTGCGTCAAAGTCGTAATTGGACGCAGGCATATCTGGCTGAACGGCTTAACAAATCTGTATCGACTGTCAGTGGCTATGAAAGCGATGCCCACCCCGTTCCCACCGATGTACTGATTAGTATGGCTGAGCTATTTGGTATTTCGTTAGACGCTTTACTTGGTCTCGAAAGACCAACGGGCGTCTCCACGCAGGGACTGTCAGCTTCGCAGATAAAAATTGTTGAGGCACTGATTCAGGAATTCCGTTCTCCCACAAGCAAGGGAAGTAATCTCAGCAAATCCAAAATGAACATTCTTCACGATATTCTTGAGGATTTTGGCAGAGGTTAG
- a CDS encoding LytTR family DNA-binding domain-containing protein has translation MLEETNKLWKLADRRTGMNILICDDERFAAEKIAELVSRSAVQHHLAVSVVKYTDVEKCLASPLNQCDIAFFDIDMKPYNGIDLARKLHNENPNAIIIFVTNYIEYAPAGYEVNAFRYLLKPEMDKNFERIFEDALEAYKKNHQIVSFSIDAEHIEVPVHNILYFESEQRIMQMHLLQSDRACHRFYASMTQMAAELEPMGFLRIQKSYLVNMEYIESLKYGETRLKGGIVLKSSEKNHSEIKQRYSLWRAKNRWNIV, from the coding sequence ATGTTGGAAGAAACGAACAAGCTATGGAAATTAGCCGACAGGAGAACAGGTATGAACATTTTAATTTGTGATGATGAACGATTCGCCGCAGAAAAAATCGCCGAACTGGTAAGCCGTTCCGCTGTACAGCACCATCTGGCAGTGTCTGTTGTAAAATATACCGACGTTGAAAAGTGTCTGGCAAGTCCGTTAAATCAGTGCGATATAGCCTTTTTTGATATTGATATGAAGCCCTATAACGGTATAGATCTGGCCAGAAAATTACATAACGAAAATCCGAATGCAATCATCATCTTTGTCACAAATTATATTGAGTATGCACCGGCAGGGTATGAGGTAAACGCGTTCCGGTATCTGCTAAAGCCGGAGATGGATAAGAATTTCGAACGAATTTTTGAGGATGCACTGGAAGCATACAAAAAAAATCACCAGATTGTATCGTTTTCTATTGATGCCGAGCATATTGAAGTGCCGGTACATAACATTTTATATTTTGAGTCCGAACAACGTATTATGCAGATGCATTTGCTCCAAAGTGACCGAGCTTGTCACAGATTCTATGCGAGTATGACGCAAATGGCTGCGGAACTGGAGCCTATGGGATTCTTGCGGATTCAAAAAAGCTATCTTGTCAACATGGAGTATATAGAATCGCTTAAATACGGCGAGACAAGACTAAAGGGTGGCATTGTGCTGAAGTCGAGCGAAAAGAACCATTCCGAAATCAAGCAGCGGTATTCTTTGTGGAGGGCCAAAAACAGATGGAATATTGTTTGA
- a CDS encoding GHKL domain-containing protein has protein sequence MEYCLSLLYVAMDELGLIWCMDAFMARRYKDWKFWGVFAVNLGVSFYLFNFVVSGITVLHTLTAYAVFFIWAFLLFKATNITLLALLVLIYCVVYYFISFSVTGASAYLLGISVQNLRQTYFPFIASSIINYLLLLLICSIVKKIHPLKRASSIRWPILFLTFLFPLASFVVLLTLIFTSLNFPNNSSAFLLCGTFLVVANIAVFLLLDWVDSSDEAIKQKLALEQTVQLQAQNMEALGKAYSAQRKITHDFNSQLETIGCLLKNGDNKDAIEFVTALQAKQTTRSLLVNTHHPIVDALLNQKAYIAKDKNIQIHFEVNDLSNLQLDSVDITTILGNLLDNAIEACVIYGENSQIQVKVLLGNTLFFAIRNTCKPVKIIGEYIPTTKPNAQLHGFGLENVKTLLRKYNGEYAMEYDEGWFTFTGEIDNYPIL, from the coding sequence ATGGAATATTGTTTGAGCTTACTTTATGTGGCAATGGACGAATTAGGATTGATCTGGTGCATGGATGCATTTATGGCGCGCCGGTATAAGGATTGGAAGTTTTGGGGCGTTTTTGCGGTTAACTTGGGCGTTTCCTTCTACTTGTTTAATTTTGTTGTCAGTGGTATTACGGTTTTACATACTTTAACCGCTTATGCTGTATTTTTTATTTGGGCTTTCCTGCTTTTTAAGGCAACAAACATTACACTTCTGGCATTATTGGTGCTGATATATTGTGTGGTTTATTATTTCATCTCTTTTTCAGTGACAGGTGCCTCAGCTTACCTACTTGGAATCAGCGTTCAAAACTTACGGCAGACATATTTTCCATTTATTGCAAGTAGTATCATAAACTACTTGCTGTTATTGTTAATCTGCTCTATTGTCAAAAAGATTCATCCATTAAAACGGGCAAGTTCGATACGATGGCCAATTCTATTTCTTACATTTTTGTTCCCACTGGCCAGTTTCGTTGTTCTTCTTACATTGATTTTTACGAGCCTGAATTTTCCTAATAACAGTAGTGCTTTTCTTCTTTGCGGCACTTTTCTTGTAGTTGCAAATATCGCTGTATTCTTACTGCTTGATTGGGTAGATAGCAGCGATGAGGCAATTAAGCAGAAACTCGCTTTGGAGCAGACCGTTCAATTGCAGGCACAGAATATGGAAGCCTTGGGAAAAGCGTATTCTGCACAGCGAAAAATCACACACGATTTTAATTCTCAGCTTGAAACGATTGGATGCCTATTGAAAAACGGCGACAACAAAGATGCCATAGAATTTGTTACTGCACTTCAAGCAAAGCAAACTACTCGTTCTCTGCTTGTAAACACGCACCATCCTATCGTGGACGCTTTGCTGAATCAGAAAGCATACATTGCCAAAGACAAAAATATTCAAATCCATTTTGAGGTAAATGATTTATCCAATCTGCAACTGGATTCGGTTGATATTACTACGATATTGGGAAATCTTCTTGACAATGCGATTGAGGCCTGCGTAATTTATGGAGAAAACAGTCAGATTCAGGTAAAAGTACTACTTGGAAATACATTGTTCTTTGCGATACGTAATACTTGCAAGCCGGTCAAGATTATCGGAGAGTATATCCCGACAACAAAGCCAAACGCACAATTACATGGATTTGGTTTGGAAAATGTAAAAACTCTTTTACGCAAGTATAACGGAGAATATGCAATGGAATATGATGAGGGGTGGTTTACTTTTACGGGAGAAATTGATAATTACCCGATTTTATGA
- a CDS encoding recombinase family protein: MYLMRNHDVWIYVRCANSDPRIAFDRLYDLIDEAAGHGFLVRGTSFDHCSGNTLKDRIGLRTMLNAVENGRVEAVMVRDLEQISRNSYILVGVIEILRQNDVYLITTECDLNDELINSGLERFVGDRFTRASFGKPRFDVRLPLMDQF; this comes from the coding sequence ATGTACCTTATGCGAAACCACGATGTCTGGATTTATGTGCGCTGCGCCAACAGCGATCCGCGCATTGCCTTTGACCGGCTGTATGACCTTATCGACGAGGCAGCAGGGCATGGATTCCTTGTGCGCGGCACATCTTTTGACCATTGCAGCGGAAACACCTTGAAAGACCGCATCGGTCTGCGAACCATGCTGAACGCAGTAGAGAACGGTCGGGTCGAAGCCGTGATGGTGCGCGATTTGGAGCAGATCAGCCGCAACAGCTACATACTGGTGGGAGTTATTGAAATTCTGCGTCAAAATGATGTTTATCTCATCACCACAGAATGTGACCTAAACGACGAGCTCATCAACAGCGGCCTTGAACGCTTTGTCGGTGACCGCTTCACGCGGGCATCTTTCGGCAAGCCGCGATTTGATGTTCGTCTCCCTCTGATGGATCAATTCTGA
- a CDS encoding site-specific integrase — MKEPVQMPPQASACEIEKITLPQIVSIKQASEIMNLPPYYLRRVCRENPDLAFQSGVKWYINLGKLAAYYNKKNGAIGIMASAKLMIPKRSAPYYVLTANVTVHGKRVRRYGRFDFNPTVLKTHRQRENAAIEAALVFERAEQQKADDEKDGKNTPFRDAARAYIDSKKSMLDPSVRLEGDYEQHKNKANTTAGKETMLRRICEISPAFAEMPISKVNKRECEKFLDLLGEADVRSVKGYAVLKPNAKQYKKLSCPQIAAQCSIQTKSVERVFRGERTTLKTAQEIAAALKCKPEKLFHIELDHRPIARKTIKEYAIFLRLVMQYAEREYGIDNDTQTLAVKGTRSRPVDCLHPEEVEALFKVLPRCSALEQVIVMGLLNTGMRRGELAGLTWEDIDFDHCTVHVDKSLLIVNKGYHLTTTKEDNVRDIDVAPEFMEYLKTYRDQWLAQKHRMGSAWQTCMDGKWESYRESLQKLRGKNFIVINDFGWPISPDHYGKIVDRVAEKAGIRKIHPHMFRHTFVSILLSNPDIGVATVAAEAGHAQPSTTLAIYTQVYHKRQDSIRSQMSETLYKNKNSAR; from the coding sequence ATGAAAGAACCTGTGCAAATGCCGCCGCAGGCGTCCGCCTGCGAAATTGAAAAAATCACCCTGCCGCAGATTGTCAGCATCAAACAGGCCAGCGAGATTATGAACCTGCCGCCATATTATCTTCGGCGTGTCTGCCGCGAGAATCCGGACCTTGCATTTCAGTCCGGTGTTAAGTGGTACATTAACCTTGGCAAGCTGGCGGCCTACTACAACAAAAAAAACGGAGCAATCGGAATAATGGCATCGGCAAAACTTATGATACCCAAACGCAGCGCCCCCTATTATGTACTGACCGCTAATGTGACCGTACACGGAAAAAGGGTGCGGCGATATGGGCGCTTTGACTTTAACCCCACTGTACTGAAAACCCACCGCCAGCGTGAAAACGCTGCCATTGAAGCCGCACTCGTTTTTGAACGCGCAGAGCAACAGAAAGCCGACGATGAAAAAGATGGCAAAAACACGCCCTTTCGAGATGCAGCAAGAGCATACATTGATTCCAAAAAATCGATGCTTGATCCCTCCGTTCGTCTGGAGGGCGACTACGAACAGCATAAGAATAAAGCCAACACCACAGCAGGTAAGGAAACCATGCTGCGGCGAATCTGTGAAATCAGCCCGGCATTTGCAGAAATGCCGATTTCAAAGGTAAATAAGCGCGAATGCGAGAAGTTTCTGGATCTGCTGGGTGAGGCCGATGTGCGCAGCGTGAAAGGGTATGCGGTGCTGAAACCCAACGCAAAGCAATATAAGAAACTGTCCTGTCCCCAAATTGCAGCACAATGCTCCATACAGACAAAATCTGTAGAGCGAGTGTTCCGCGGAGAGCGTACCACACTAAAAACAGCACAGGAAATTGCAGCAGCTCTCAAATGTAAGCCCGAAAAGCTGTTTCATATTGAACTGGATCACCGCCCTATTGCACGAAAAACCATCAAGGAGTATGCCATCTTTCTGCGGCTCGTAATGCAATATGCCGAACGCGAGTACGGCATAGACAACGATACCCAAACACTCGCGGTTAAAGGTACGCGCAGCCGCCCGGTAGACTGCCTGCACCCGGAAGAAGTAGAGGCTCTTTTTAAGGTGCTGCCGCGCTGTTCCGCACTGGAGCAAGTCATCGTTATGGGGCTGCTGAATACCGGAATGCGGCGCGGTGAGTTAGCCGGGCTGACATGGGAAGATATTGACTTCGACCACTGCACCGTCCATGTGGATAAGTCACTGCTCATAGTGAACAAAGGCTATCACCTAACGACCACGAAAGAGGACAACGTCCGTGACATAGATGTAGCACCCGAATTTATGGAATATCTGAAAACCTACCGTGACCAATGGCTTGCACAAAAGCACCGTATGGGCAGTGCTTGGCAGACCTGCATGGACGGAAAGTGGGAATCGTACCGGGAATCCCTGCAAAAGCTGCGCGGGAAAAATTTTATCGTTATCAATGATTTCGGCTGGCCCATCAGCCCCGACCACTATGGCAAAATTGTTGACCGCGTGGCTGAGAAAGCGGGCATCCGCAAAATCCACCCGCATATGTTTCGTCACACCTTTGTCAGTATCCTGCTCTCCAACCCGGACATCGGTGTCGCTACAGTGGCGGCTGAGGCGGGCCATGCCCAACCCAGCACGACACTGGCAATTTATACGCAGGTCTACCACAAGCGGCAGGATTCCATCCGCAGCCAGATGAGCGAGACGCTTTACAAAAACAAAAATTCCGCAAGATAA
- a CDS encoding MATE family efflux transporter, whose translation MTTAHKSRVLDMTRGDPFRLVLQFSLPLFCSNLLQQVYNLTDTALAGHLLGSAALAEIGATAALYGLIMNFAFGMNNGLALTVSRCFGAGEREGIRRAVGWMVTLSAAVSIVLTTVSLLGRGALLQALQVPAEVWDGAAAYLTVILLGIPLTMLYNMEAALLRAVGNSVTPLLFLLFSSVLNVGLDAAFMGPLGMGVRGAAVATVLAQGISAVLGAVYLVRSYPELHFTPAHFKKSARRAVMNMFWAGMSMGLMSAIYNLGSVALQSSINALGSVYITAQTAARRMAEMYFIPGGALGIGVATFSSQNLGAGRRSRIGQSVRAALKIYFVWWLFVLAFTFLLGEPVLRLITGSSDARIISNAMLYLKISVPIIPPMAVLVILRNMLQGIRHTVEPLLASALELIGKVIFAVWLVPVWGYRAVCFCEPTTWIICFVFILLAVWRCRSDLQDACPPDKTPA comes from the coding sequence ATGACCACCGCACACAAAAGCCGCGTGCTGGATATGACCCGGGGAGACCCATTCCGACTGGTGCTGCAGTTCTCGCTGCCGCTTTTCTGCTCAAATCTGCTGCAGCAGGTCTACAACCTGACCGACACCGCTTTGGCGGGGCATCTGCTTGGCTCCGCCGCTCTGGCGGAGATCGGCGCTACCGCCGCACTGTACGGGCTGATCATGAACTTTGCCTTCGGCATGAACAATGGTCTGGCATTGACGGTCAGCCGCTGCTTTGGGGCAGGGGAGCGAGAGGGCATCCGCCGCGCCGTCGGCTGGATGGTCACCCTTTCGGCGGCGGTGTCGATAGTGCTGACCACAGTGTCGCTGCTGGGACGCGGTGCGCTGCTGCAGGCGCTGCAGGTCCCTGCCGAGGTGTGGGACGGCGCAGCTGCCTACCTGACTGTTATTCTGCTGGGCATCCCGCTGACAATGCTGTACAATATGGAGGCCGCCCTGCTGCGCGCTGTGGGCAACAGCGTTACACCGCTTTTGTTCCTCCTGTTCAGCAGCGTGCTGAATGTCGGCTTGGACGCCGCCTTTATGGGCCCGCTGGGCATGGGGGTGCGCGGTGCCGCTGTAGCCACGGTGTTGGCGCAGGGCATCAGCGCCGTGCTGGGCGCAGTGTATCTGGTCCGCAGCTATCCGGAGCTGCACTTCACCCCCGCGCATTTCAAAAAGTCTGCCCGCCGCGCGGTCATGAATATGTTCTGGGCCGGTATGAGCATGGGCCTGATGAGTGCGATCTACAATCTGGGCAGCGTGGCGCTGCAAAGCAGCATCAACGCGCTGGGCAGTGTCTATATCACGGCCCAGACGGCGGCCCGCCGCATGGCAGAGATGTACTTTATCCCGGGCGGTGCGCTTGGCATCGGTGTGGCAACCTTCAGCAGCCAGAACCTCGGCGCAGGCCGCCGCAGCCGCATTGGTCAGAGCGTCCGCGCAGCGCTGAAGATCTATTTTGTCTGGTGGCTTTTTGTTCTGGCGTTTACCTTCCTGCTGGGCGAGCCGGTGCTGCGCCTTATCACCGGCAGCAGCGATGCGCGCATCATCTCCAACGCGATGCTGTATCTCAAGATCAGCGTACCGATCATCCCGCCTATGGCCGTACTGGTGATCCTGCGCAATATGCTGCAGGGCATCCGCCACACGGTCGAGCCGCTGCTGGCCAGCGCGCTGGAGCTGATCGGCAAGGTGATCTTCGCAGTCTGGCTGGTGCCGGTCTGGGGCTACCGCGCTGTCTGCTTCTGCGAGCCAACGACATGGATCATCTGCTTTGTGTTCATCCTGCTGGCAGTCTGGCGCTGCCGCAGCGACCTGCAGGACGCCTGCCCACCCGATAAAACACCGGCCTGA
- a CDS encoding ATP-binding cassette domain-containing protein, with protein sequence MYCQIGSHFFANRFHSIKHALAGVTLTLTPDLYGLLGPNGAGKSTLIHIITGTLAPDSGEVLWCGKPAAGIAFRRILGYMPQQQGLYDSYTGHRFLAYMAALKEIPRKSVASEVARVAAAVRQCRK encoded by the coding sequence ATGTATTGTCAAATAGGCAGTCATTTTTTTGCAAACCGTTTTCATTCAATTAAGCACGCTTTGGCCGGAGTCACACTCACCCTGACGCCGGATCTTTACGGATTACTGGGCCCCAACGGCGCGGGGAAATCCACTTTAATTCACATTATCACAGGTACTCTTGCTCCGGATTCCGGGGAGGTTCTCTGGTGCGGCAAACCCGCAGCGGGTATTGCCTTTCGCCGTATTCTTGGCTATATGCCGCAGCAGCAAGGCCTGTATGACAGCTATACCGGCCACCGTTTTCTTGCCTATATGGCCGCGCTGAAAGAAATCCCGCGGAAATCCGTTGCGTCTGAGGTGGCCCGTGTGGCGGCTGCCGTAAGGCAATGCAGGAAATGA
- a CDS encoding ATP-dependent DNA helicase — MQTYPTGYAESHHIAEQIFREILPRHGMAVREEQIALCHEVLDTLYNKEISLCEAGVGTGKTLAYLVGCILWQMHRPERMKLPIVISTSSVALQDAILTEYLPDLSAVLLDEGIITAPITAVVRKGKERFVCDARLAERASLVQPSRKRQRNSLHIAENILDMDHIPELSRYDRCRICVPPSCSRDCFMREDCRYQQYLRDSMKPDIQICNHNYLLADASHRLEDRPLLLRSYQALVVDEAHKLPDAARQMYTETLSSRAMDELCLLLQQAHYKDFARQLRTAFLTLSFSCTQGFSKLRRKVSEPFVLTPFRRAALIDCIALLQNAGGLPDVPRYLLNRLGEAESLLRLFLLEVPTRILYIDYDADGQPTFCAASSRVPQLLRSALWNAREPAILTSGTLAAAGDFSHTEQLLGLTTYRPLRHFRADSPFNYKKKCLLYFPPRVKARMDNRKMAEEIVRLVDACHGHALVLFTAYRQMAEVRALTDCQWTYPTYQAWRNGGKIIQQFKESGNGILFAAGSCWEGIDFPGNMVSLLIIAKLPFPIPDPVSDYERQQYPNLRDYINAEVIPEMQKKLRQGFGRAIRTEQDSCVVAILDERAGIGGKYHDAALAALPTCPITEKIEDVQQFIREQKRPDYFL, encoded by the coding sequence ATGCAAACCTATCCAACGGGCTATGCGGAATCCCACCACATAGCCGAACAGATTTTCCGGGAGATCTTACCCCGGCACGGTATGGCGGTGCGCGAGGAACAAATCGCGCTTTGCCATGAAGTTTTAGATACCTTATATAATAAGGAAATTTCCCTCTGCGAAGCAGGCGTAGGAACCGGCAAAACGCTGGCTTACCTCGTGGGCTGTATCCTTTGGCAGATGCATCGCCCCGAACGGATGAAACTGCCTATCGTTATCTCCACTTCCAGCGTTGCCTTGCAGGATGCAATTCTTACGGAATATCTGCCCGACCTGTCCGCTGTCTTGCTGGACGAAGGTATCATTACCGCACCCATCACAGCCGTTGTCCGCAAGGGCAAGGAACGCTTTGTCTGTGACGCCCGCCTTGCCGAAAGAGCATCGCTGGTGCAGCCAAGCAGAAAAAGGCAACGGAACAGCTTGCACATTGCAGAAAACATTCTGGACATGGATCATATCCCGGAACTTTCCCGGTATGACCGCTGCCGCATTTGTGTGCCACCGTCCTGCTCGCGCGATTGCTTTATGCGCGAGGATTGCCGCTACCAGCAATATCTGCGGGATTCCATGAAGCCCGATATCCAAATTTGCAATCACAATTATTTGCTGGCAGACGCATCGCACCGACTTGAAGATAGACCACTGCTCCTGCGCAGTTATCAGGCGCTGGTGGTGGACGAAGCGCACAAATTACCCGATGCCGCCCGTCAAATGTACACGGAAACACTATCCTCGCGCGCCATGGATGAATTGTGCCTTTTATTACAACAGGCGCACTACAAGGATTTTGCCAGACAGCTGCGGACGGCGTTCCTTACGCTGTCGTTCTCCTGCACGCAGGGGTTTTCCAAGCTGCGAAGAAAAGTGAGCGAACCGTTCGTGCTTACACCGTTCCGCCGCGCTGCTCTCATCGATTGTATAGCACTGTTGCAAAATGCTGGCGGATTGCCGGATGTGCCGCGATACCTGCTGAACAGGCTGGGAGAAGCAGAAAGCCTCCTGCGCCTTTTTCTTTTGGAGGTGCCGACGCGCATTCTTTACATCGACTACGATGCCGATGGGCAGCCCACATTCTGCGCAGCCAGCAGCCGCGTACCGCAGCTGCTCCGTAGTGCGCTGTGGAACGCACGCGAACCCGCGATTCTGACCTCCGGCACGCTGGCAGCAGCCGGGGATTTCAGCCACACGGAACAGCTTTTGGGGCTGACAACCTATCGCCCCTTGCGTCATTTCCGTGCAGATTCTCCGTTTAACTACAAGAAAAAATGTCTGTTGTACTTTCCACCGCGCGTAAAAGCGCGAATGGACAACCGCAAAATGGCCGAAGAAATCGTCCGATTGGTGGATGCTTGCCACGGTCATGCGCTGGTGTTGTTCACAGCGTACCGCCAGATGGCAGAAGTCCGCGCACTAACAGACTGTCAGTGGACATATCCGACTTATCAGGCGTGGCGCAACGGCGGCAAAATTATCCAGCAGTTCAAAGAATCCGGAAACGGCATTCTGTTCGCGGCTGGTTCCTGCTGGGAGGGTATCGACTTTCCCGGCAATATGGTGTCACTGCTGATTATCGCAAAGCTGCCGTTTCCGATACCCGACCCGGTCAGCGATTATGAGCGCCAGCAGTACCCGAATCTGCGCGACTACATAAACGCCGAAGTCATCCCCGAAATGCAGAAGAAACTGCGGCAGGGTTTTGGCCGTGCCATCCGTACCGAGCAGGACTCTTGTGTGGTCGCTATTCTGGACGAACGTGCGGGTATCGGCGGCAAGTACCATGACGCCGCGCTGGCAGCGCTGCCGACCTGCCCAATCACCGAGAAAATTGAAGATGTGCAGCAATTCATTCGGGAGCAGAAGCGCCCGGATTACTTTTTGTGA
- a CDS encoding DeoR family transcriptional regulator yields the protein MNQQAEIHIFINYSDLDKIRTDLKFNSAKVAGYLRYYKCKANSEGISKMTSNERQKKIIRLLDKRRKDTMEHLSIEFHVSTDTISRDIATLNEDYPIKIVRGRNGGLSLPDGYHLFKKMYMTPVQALALHRALLYVPDEIKKILETILTDFAW from the coding sequence ATGAACCAACAAGCAGAAATTCATATATTTATAAATTATAGTGATCTAGATAAAATTCGAACGGATTTAAAGTTTAACTCCGCAAAAGTTGCGGGGTATTTGCGATATTATAAGTGCAAAGCAAATTCGGAAGGAATTTCAAAGATGACATCTAACGAGCGACAAAAGAAAATAATTCGCTTGTTAGATAAGCGCCGGAAAGATACGATGGAGCATCTTTCAATAGAATTCCATGTTTCAACAGATACTATCAGCAGGGACATAGCAACATTAAACGAGGACTATCCAATAAAAATAGTCCGGGGCCGAAATGGAGGCCTTTCCCTACCAGACGGATACCACTTGTTCAAGAAAATGTACATGACTCCTGTTCAGGCACTCGCATTACATAGAGCGTTGCTGTATGTCCCTGATGAAATCAAGAAAATCCTTGAGACAATTTTGACCGATTTTGCTTGGTAG
- a CDS encoding recombinase family protein: MKEYKVWAFARSAAQNLPALEEQLAEVMREADRRGYIIVNSCMEQKYGTEFWRPDLFAMLTAVQQGRVNAVMVQSLDRLSHDIATLYRILRFLQNYGAVLITTETNLRYELFLTGLDARLLRRHNRKPIYYVECEER; encoded by the coding sequence ATGAAAGAATACAAAGTGTGGGCTTTTGCCCGCAGTGCCGCACAGAACCTGCCCGCATTGGAAGAACAGCTTGCAGAAGTCATGCGCGAAGCCGACAGGCGCGGCTACATCATTGTCAACTCCTGCATGGAGCAGAAGTACGGCACCGAGTTCTGGCGACCTGATTTGTTTGCCATGCTCACCGCCGTGCAGCAGGGCCGGGTCAACGCCGTCATGGTGCAGAGCCTTGACCGACTGAGTCACGACATTGCAACCTTATACCGCATCCTGCGCTTTCTGCAAAATTACGGTGCAGTGCTGATTACGACCGAAACTAATCTACGATATGAACTCTTTCTGACGGGGCTGGACGCACGCTTGCTGCGCCGCCACAACCGAAAGCCAATTTACTATGTGGAGTGTGAAGAACGATGA
- a CDS encoding accessory gene regulator B family protein — protein MQTIAKKVVQNWAAKGYISDDEVEMCLYNLIRHTFTVAVLCVLTVVGALLGEWSNTIVLIVSILFLRTYTNGYHCKSCVACIFLSLAVTLLSLHIVPLLNFITALILMFVGSSIILAIAPTNSLQMHLTEAEMTAMRKHVRIRLLILTVLFLLFVFANMEKAYCIAVAVAVVAISLLTVRRKSQ, from the coding sequence ATGCAAACAATTGCGAAGAAAGTTGTCCAAAATTGGGCAGCAAAGGGATATATTTCTGATGACGAAGTAGAAATGTGCCTCTACAACCTTATCCGTCATACATTCACCGTTGCGGTTCTTTGCGTTCTCACTGTTGTAGGCGCTCTTTTGGGCGAATGGAGTAACACAATCGTTTTGATAGTAAGTATTCTGTTTCTCCGTACATACACAAATGGCTATCATTGTAAAAGCTGCGTTGCCTGCATTTTCCTTAGTTTGGCAGTAACACTATTATCTTTGCATATTGTTCCTCTTTTGAATTTTATCACCGCTTTGATTCTGATGTTCGTTGGCTCCAGTATAATTCTTGCGATTGCCCCTACAAATAGTCTACAGATGCATCTTACAGAAGCCGAAATGACTGCTATGCGTAAACACGTTCGCATACGTTTATTGATTTTAACGGTTTTATTTTTACTGTTTGTGTTTGCCAATATGGAAAAGGCGTACTGTATAGCTGTGGCAGTGGCTGTTGTGGCTATTTCATTGCTCACAGTACGGCGTAAATCACAATAA